Proteins encoded together in one Theileria parva strain Muguga chromosome 3 map unlocalized ctg_530, whole genome shotgun sequence window:
- the hus5 gene encoding SUMO-conjugating enzyme ubc9 produces MSSIARKRLAQERADWRRDHPVGFSAKYAPLPDGRGFDMMKWICKIPGKKGTIWEDGEYQLIMEFSDDYPSKPPKCRFTKVLFHPNVYPSGTVCLSILNEDEEWKPSITIKQILLGIQDLLDNPNPLSPAQSDPYLLFLNNRNEYINRVRKQAAEHRPLD; encoded by the exons ATGTCATCGATTGCGAGGAAGAGACTGGCTCAGGAGCGGGCTGATTGGAGGAGGGATCACCCGGTTGGATTTTCAGCCAAGTACGCGCCCCTTCCCGACGGAAGAGGATTCGACATGATGAAATGGATCTGTAAAATACCCGGAAAAAAA GGTACGATATGGGAGGATGGTGAGTATCAGTTGATAATGGAGTTTAGTGACGATTACCCTAGTAAGCCGCCTAAATGCAGATTTACGAAAGTTTTGTTTCATCCGAATGTGTATCCTTCTGGGACAGTGTGTCTCTCCATCCTGAACGAGGACGAGGAGTGGAAGCCGTCAATCACCATAAAGCAGATTTTACTCGGGATCCAG GATCTTTTGGATAACCCAAACCCACTATCACCGGCGCAGTCGGATCCGTACCTTCTATTCCTCAATAACAGAAATGAGTATATCAACAGAGTTCGAAAACAAGCAGCAGAACATAGACCTCTAGACTAA
- the Ank1 gene encoding Ankyrin repeat family protein, whose product MSTETVVSTEISRSGTGDLENVDLSTLFLYFSEGKLTNKSEFSDEEIKNLFSKYSKSFPDNEKVYEVFASVFSSRGLFDLSRACLYTRVYLLKRDSQAYKDNLEMLKLVNEKAVEQVLILPKSFLDNLFSRENSVNFNTWKSKMAYTETSSHLYSTFEGNYPSNTASNLSNCVSRSNVSDSVPISKSLLRPGELILKSSPISVAPWNIYSVPSDPLFMCERVRSCFHCLKVRLISEVRIACPKHPCECNYYFCSTECFLRNGAVHELECEQLPKLNKFSEHFLNPSFVLLVARTLIKCRLNMTNTARVSDIHRKLDNNSLLDVILSYQINDINGQRLRNCIEEMERFALFLLEELGFDFCLHLTTRELTHFILVVWVNSVPFTSCLNLTNGQVIGGSFFTLKLKFRQSETPNCVLHFDDGKFTVRSIYEISKGNELTINTRIDKYTPVIKQLDHFWSVQFFTPEIQNFGPTEVSAIRCKKCIQGFCYPKIDNISDHNNSNSVNEWHCETCGEVNSEELNLLQNKAEGIFTEAQKLYLKSEFLRAKSVLLDFISKWSGVLHFAHYLLYNSYLILAGILNRPGSITESLTYLTRAIIAADKVLPKVCHEKAYLYDVFADYLLKLKTHVRIRGPEYDRIKRVIMNSLYNALWNWVVISGTNSFNSISTMQKCRAVAFSLNIHTPPVGRKFVINLPIKYAELVKFATGHKVQSDLNTSDVGTMAFTAAQGPEFNDTIVQVLTSVDALGIRQLGTGLSVLGIVASNLNLPFFTALIKSHYNFAKSLLNIDNRLDSNNGGLDTVNGDLNAVNESLDTVNSVNSVNNVNMCREEQLMNILHSIFGPNEVGVNLLIILACFLHTNAQCNSDVLGTETVMAKVLFSYSEKFKTLLSQFKSSKIVSIEFDTTSHNLLEVNNTTAEILGCQTALHYASFRGKNLLAEFLLRKGALVNCMNLDGSTPLHLAAFNGHYAVAKTLLNHNATVSAMLKSGETPLHMAIYGLHKQVVTLLLEHTNPDPFHNSVNIGENRINSVKNVENVENGIGPTIWHALVCGIFHVKSDLRCKNPINPLIVELVERLARGLEVVKILLSHVGLSGKVWVWCGYLPSQLLLKLWDNLLENASLFSFPKHKPTLYVVSRLNGVIERDLRVLTGTNPDKTAPIGSPQQINHLNKYNHVKECEQVKECEEWNGRNDLAFGALRTFQFLLHILKSIEES is encoded by the coding sequence ATGTCTACTGAGACTGTGGTTAGTACGGAGATATCTCGGTCAGGAACAGGGGATTTAGAAAACGTTGATTTGTCCACTTTATTTCTCTACTTTAGCGAGGggaaattaacaaataaatcAGAATTTTCAGACGAAGAGATTAAGAATTTGTTCTCTAAATATTCCAAGAGCTTTCCGGACAATGAGAAGGTCTACGAGGTTTTCGCCTCAGTTTTCAGCTCCAGAGGCCTTTTTGACCTTTCCAGAGCTTGTTTATATACCAGAGTTTACTTACTTAAAAGAGACTCCCAAGCCTATAAAGATAACTTGGAAATGCTTAAATTGGTTAACGAAAAAGCCGTGGAACAGGTTTTAATACTGCCAAAAAGCTTCCTGGATAACCTTTTTTCAAGGGAAAATtcagtaaattttaacacctGGAAGTCGAAAATGGCCTACACAGAAACTTCATCACATCTTTACTCAACTTTCGAAGGAAATTATCCGTCCAACACTGCGTCAAATTTGTCCAATTGTGTGTCACGTTCAAATGTGTCAGATAGTGTCCCAATTTCAAAGAGTTTGCTGAGGCCTGGAGAGTTGATTTTGAAGTCATCTCCGATATCCGTAGCGCCTTGGAATATTTATAGTGTCCCCTCAGACCCCTTGTTCATGTGTGAACGTGTGAGATCTTGTTTCCACTGTTTAAAGGTGAGATTGATTTCTGAGGTTAGAATTGCGTGTCCAAAACATCCCTGTGAGTGTAATTATTACTTCTGTTCTACGGAGTGTTTTCTTAGAAACGGAGCAGTTCACGAGCTGGAATGTGAGCAGTTACCAAAACTAAACAAATTCTCAGAGCATTTCCTGAACCCTTCTTTCGTACTTTTAGTCGCCAGAACACTAATTAAGTGCAGATTAAACATGACAAACACCGCCAGAGTCTCTGATATACACAGGAAATTGGACAATAATTCTCTATTAGATGTAATACTAAGTTATCAAATTAATGATATAAATGGTCAAAGATTGCGAAATTGTATAGAAGAAATGGAGAGATTTGCTTTGTTTCTGTTGGAGGAGTTGGGGTTTGACTTTTGTCTGCACTTGACGACGAGGGAGTTAACTCATTTTATCCTCGTCGTCTGGGTCAACAGTGTTCCGTTCACATCTTGTCTCAACTTAACCAACGGACAGGTAATTGGCGGCTCCTTTTTTACCCTAAAACTCAAGTTCAGACAGTCTGAAACACCCAATTGCGTACTCCATTTTGACGACGGAAAGTTTACCGTAAGATCGATTTATGAGATTTCTAAAGGAAACGAACTCACAATTAACACTCGCATTGATAAGTATACCCCCGTAATTAAGCAACTGGATCACTTCTGGTCAGTACAGTTTTTTACACCAGAAATTCAGAATTTTGGCCCTACAGAAGTCAGTGCTATAAGATGTAAAAAGTGTATCCAAGGCTTTTGTTATCCGAAAATTGACAATATCTCAGATCACAACAATTCTAACTCTGTGAATGAGTGGCACTGTGAAACCTGTGGCGAGGTTAACTCTGAAGAGTTAAATCTACTCCAAAACAAGGCCGAGGGGATATTTACGGAAGCCCAAAAATTGTATTTAAAGAGTGAATTCCTAAGGGCAAAATCTGTTTTACTGGATTTCATAAGCAAATGGTCTGGAGTGTTACATTTTGCGCACTatttgttatataattcttaTCTTATTCTTGCTGGGATTTTGAATAGGCCTGGAAGTATCACAGAGTCTTTAACTTACTTAACAAGAGCAATTATTGCTGCTGACAAGGTTCTTCCAAAGGTATGCCATGAAAAGGCATACCTTTACGATGTATTTGCAGATTACTTACTTAAGCTTAAGACACACGTGAGAATCAGGGGACCAGAATATGACAGAATTAAACGTGTGATTATGAACTCGTTGTACAATGCGTTGTGGAACTGGGTTGTAATCTCCGGTACAAATTCCTTCAACTCAATCTCAACAATGCAAAAGTGCAGGGCTGTGGCATTTTCACTCAATATCCATACGCCCCCAGTAGGTAGAAAGTTTGTAATTAACTTACCAATCAAGTATGCAGAGCTTGTTAAGTTTGCCACGGGGCATAAAGTTCAATCTGATCTTAACACCTCGGACGTGGGAACTATGGCGTTTACCGCAGCCCAGGGCCCTGAGTTTAACGATACAATTGTCCAAGTTCTGACCAGTGTGGACGCTCTTGGGATTAGACAACTGGGCACAGGACTCTCAGTACTCGGAATTGTAGCCTCAAATTTGAATCTCCCGTTCTTCACAGCACTGATTAAATCACACTACAACTTTGCTAAATCACTTTTAAACATTGATAATCGTTTAGACAGTAATAACGGGGGTTTAGACACTGTAAATGGTGATTTAAACGCTGTAAATGAGAGTTTGGACACTGTcaatagtgtgaatagtgtcaacaatgtaaatatgtgtagAGAGGAGCAACTGATGAACATTTTGCATAGTATATTTGGCCCTAACGAGGTTGGTGTAAACTTGTTAATCATCTTGGCATGTTTTTTACACACCAATGCCCAGTGTAATTCTGATGTTCTGGGAACAGAAACTGTCATGGCCAAAGTGTTATTTTCATACTCCGAAAAGTTCAAAACTCTTTTATCACAATTTAAATCTTCCAAAATTGTTTCTATTGAGTTTGACACAACGTCACATAATTTGTTAGAGGTGAATAATACAACTGCTGAAATCTTGGGGTGTCAAACCGCCCTGCACTATGCGAGTTTCAGGGGTAAAAACTTGTTAGCAGAGTTTCTACTGAGGAAAGGAGCTTTGGTAAACTGTATGAACCTGGACGGCTCAACGCCGTTACATTTAGCCGCGTTTAACGGGCATTACGCAGTAGCTAAAACTCTTTTAAACCATAACGCAACTGTTTCCGCCATGCTAAAATCTGGAGAAACGCCACTACACATGGCCATCTACGGCCTACACAAACAAGTTGTTACACTACTATTAGAACACACAAACCCCGATCCCTTCCataatagtgtaaacaTTGGGGAGAACAgaataaatagtgtaaagaATGTGGAGAATGTGGAGAATGGGATTGGTCCGACAATTTGGCATGCGTTGGTGTGTGGTATATTTCACGTGAAGTCTGATTTACGGTGTAAAAATCCGATTAATCCGTTGATTGTTGAGTTAGTGGAAAGATTAGCGAGGGGATTGGAAGtggttaaaatattactcAGTCACGTGGGACTGAGTGGTAAAGTTTGGGTCTGGTGTGGTTACTTACCATCACAACTACTCCTCAAGCTTTGGGATAATTTGCTCGAAAATGCCTCATTGTTCTCTTTTCCCAAACACAAACCCACTTTATACGTAGTCTCAAGGCTAAATGGCGTTATCGAAAGGGATCTTAGGGTCTTAACAGGCACTAACCCAGACAAAACCGCACCCATCGGATCACCACAACAGATTAATCATCTTAACAAGTATAATCACGTTAAAGAGTGTGAACAAGTTAAGGAGTGTGAAGAGTGGAATGGTAGAAATGACTTGGCATTTGGCGCCTTGAGGACGTTCCAGTTCCTGTTACACATTCTCAAATCCATAGAGGAAAGTTAA
- the NDB1 gene encoding NADH dehydrogenase has protein sequence MLVRARVSSNIPGFSQSNFKFGIAKTAFSQRNFASTSNNTKPKVLFLGSGWSSVFFIKNLNPKLFDLTVISPRNYFTFTPLLPKILSGMVESNTSAEPIIEYMRRYFRTNSQFIHAKCVDVDSDSNCVTCAPLDSGPAFSVSYDFLVIAVGAQTNTFGTKGVEEYAYFLKELEHAELAFQRIVDNFRAASMPSVTNSDRKRLLHFLVVGGGPTGVESAGELSVLMNSHLGKIYPELMPFVKVSIVEAGQRLLPSLAQNTSKYVLKVFSKSVNMYFGKVVSEVREKSCILKELASGNTEEVECGLVLWASGLKETDLVMKLKRKWNVPEGSRALLVDQYLRLQGSNNIFCLGDCCKITPKKLSENVKFVLERVKSPTLEALVKARKMLSRDFPQLNGAKCNFNDPKFQKSLSELSERCGDGTEEWFVEVLRLVDQGYCPPFPTAQNAKQEAIYLSKLFNSGAVLSGNYVNAFCDKWKGTLASLGGLRVVMNSPLINLNGGLFPLFLWNTVYMLMFSSLKMRLSFAFDMLKNFLFSRHLILKKYN, from the exons ATGTTGGTTAGGGCCCGGGTTTCGAGTAATATTCCAGGATTTTCCCAGTCTAACTTTAAATTTGGGATCGCCAAAACGGCATTTTCCCAAAGAAACTTTGCGTCAACTTCTAATAACACAAAGCCTAAGGTTTTATTCCTAGGCTCAGGATGGTCTTCCGTCTTCTTCATCAAGAACTTAAACCCTAAAct ATTTGACTTGACTGTGATATCGCCGAGGAATTACTTTACTTTTACGCCGTTGCTTCCTAAGATTCTCTCTGGGATGGTTGAGAGTAACACATCTGCTGAGCCGATTATTGAGTACATGAGGAGGTATTTCAGGACCAATTCGCAGTTTATACACGCCAAATGTGTCGATGTGGATTCTGACTCCAACTGTGTCACTTGCGCTCCTTTAGATTCTGGGCCTGCGTTTTCAGTCAGTTATGACTTTCTCGTAATTGCAGTTGGAGCCCAAACTAACACTTTTGGCACCAAGGGAGTGGAGGAATATGCTTACTTTTTAAAGGAGCTTGAACACGCCGAGCTCGCGTTTCAGAGAATTGTGGACAATTTTAGAGCAGCAAGTATGCCCTCGGTAACCAATTCTGACCGTAAAAGATTATTACACTTTCTGGTAGTTGGAGGAGGTCCAACAGGTGTAGAATCTGCAGGAGAGCTTTCAGTTCTTATGAACAGTCATTTGGGGAAAATATACCCCGAACTCATGCCATTTGTTAAAGTGTCAATTGTGGAAGCTGGACAGCGTTTACTCCCCAGCCTCGCCCAAAACACTTCCAAATACGTTTTAAAAGTGTTTAGCAAAAGTGTCAACATGTATTTCGGCAAGGTGGTGAGTGAGGTCAGGGAAAAGTCTTGCATTTTAAAGGAACTTGCGAGTGGAAATACTGAGGAGGTTGAGTGCGGATTAGTCCTATGGGCCAGTGGCCTTAAGGAAACCGATTTGGTAATGAAATTGAAGAGGAAGTGGAACGTCCCAGAGGGCTCAAGAGCTCTCCTAGTTGATCAATACCTGAGACTCCAGGGCTCAAATAACATCTTCTGCCTCGGAGACTGCTGTAAAATTACGCCCAAAAAGCTGTCggaaaatgttaaatttgtgCTTGAAAGGGTGAAAAGTCCAACCCTAGAAGCACTTGTAAAGGCCAGAAAAATGCTTTCCAGAGATTTCCCCCAACTAAATGGAGCTAAATGTAACTTTAATGACCCGAAATTTCAGAAATCACTGTCAGAATTGAGTGAGAGATGTGGTGACGGAACGGAGGAATGGTTTGTAGAAGTTTTGAGGCTGGTGGATCAGGGGTACTGTCCACCATTTCCAACGGCCCAAAACGCTAAACAGGAGGCGATTTACCTCTCAAAGCTATTTAACAGTGGTGCAGTTTTATCTGGTAACTATGTTAATGCGTTTTGTGACAAGTGGAAGGGCACGCTAGCCTCTCTGGGTGGGTTGAGAGTTGTGATGAACTCGCCCCTAATCAACTTAAACGGCGGACTATTCCCACTATTCCTGTGGAACACCGTCTACATGCTCATGTTCTCTAGCCTTAAAATGAGACTCTCATTCGCCTTCGATATGCTCAAGAACTTTCTCTTCTCACGACACCTCATTCTCAAgaaatataactaa
- a CDS encoding GINS complex family protein codes for MSDILKNIQELILNHKEFNNSIDLIKVPCKPLINLPGLSFLSTKASDELKHEHRSDELRSEDEIELPLFYAKHLYKAGLCKIEFPSYYKSARALFTEPTATTVGLSTPFYFELAYELCQIIPENEWPVENLLSMLKEAECKRRNFLIKRSTTVDGAFLSGLTHEEKKLLNVLSTANINLLCLNLNSLNTLDFYELDD; via the exons ATGTCtgatattttaaagaatatccaggaactaattttaaatcataaAGAATTTAACAATTCCATCGATCTTATC AAGGTTCCTTGCAAACCACTGATTAACTTACCCGGGCTCTCCTTTTTATCCACAAAAGCTTCCGACGAACTCAAACACGAACACAGATCCGACGAG TTGAGGTCTGAGGATGAGATAGAGTTGCCTTTGTTTTATGCGAAGCATCTTTATAAGGCGGGGttatgtaaaattgagTTCCCCAGCTACTACAAATCTGCCAGGGCGCTTTTCACAGAACCCACCGCCACAACCGTTGGACTCTCAACGCCATTCTACTTCGAACTCGCATACGAACTCTGCCAAAT AATTCCTGAGAATGAGTGGCCTGTGGAAAACCTGTTATCAATGTTAAAGGAGGCCGAATGTAAGCGTCGGAACTTTCTGATAAAACGGTCAACTACGGTTGACGGTGCGTTTTTGTCTGGGCTAACTCACGAGGAGAAGAAAC TCCTAAACGTACTGTCAACTGCCAACATTAACCTCCTATGCCTCAATTTAAACTCTCTAAACACGCTAGACTTTTACGAACTCGatgattaa
- a CDS encoding Major Facilitator Superfamily protein, producing the protein MSEINKSWYKRLRLEVEDVKKFRGPYVNPYIRLAAYILITFLTGCVYWGWNGIQELLYKAGSFADVCAGESDISYIVLGNGQFIDCGLRKSEINNLYTVAFTSHFVFSVVGGVLLDIIGPKIVFLGSQTINLVSWLLIFTLPKNKFALIAGFFLIGLTAESSYVPLLTVSRYFPRNNNFIMTLLGSVRSLSFFVPMILAEIFKTDFFKPESLYKIGLIYVFCGNVVAIMLGGYLLQFKFEHDSMTQKSMELEVREDSEVMSYTSQDLINMLNPENNKKISCFGRLSDSVKAGFKHPQLLEFVLFLISSTLFLTAYGFINKAQREIFVTSDGKSALEVFKYFNILTFIPAPFMGMIIDKIGPAYAIFILQFFGFFFYVLIKIDAYVTKILACFCYIIAGSISISSIYCYLNKRFSPKKFGTLMGIVFVFIGAISLTNIPLYDLAVITLKDKAPFNFNPVEIGLATYMAVAASITSYLAANAKLKQPQHTKTESDSFSV; encoded by the exons atgagtgaaataaataaaagttGGTACAAGAGGCTGAGATTGGAGGTTGAGGACGTGAAAAAATTCCGGGGCCCTTACGTAAATCCTTACATAAGATTAGCCGCTTACATTCTCATAACCTTCCTAACAG gtTGTGTTTACTGGGGCTGGAATGGGATCCAGGAGCTGTTATACAAGGCGGGGTCGTTTGCGGATGTTTGTGCGGGTGAATCTGACATTTCATACATCGTTCTGGGGAATGGCCAGTTCATAG ACTGTGGACTTCGGAAGAGTGAAATAAACAACCTTTACACCGTTGCTTTCACGTCACATTTCGTGTTTTCAGTGGTAGGAGGCGTTCTCCTGGATATCATTGGCCCGAAAATTGTGTTTCTGGGCTCACAAACTATTAATTTGGTTTCGTGGCTACTGATTTTCACACTGCCCAAGAACAAATTTGCACTAATTGCAGGGTTCTTTCTCATCGGATTAACAGCAGAATCAAGCTACGTACCACTCTTAACAG TGTCGAGATACTTTCCGAGGAACAACAACTTTATAATGACTTTGCTGGGCTCGGTTAGGTCGTTATCATTTTTCGTGCCTATGATTTTGGCTGAGATTTTTAAGACTGACTTCTTCAAACCTGAATCCCTGTATAAGATAGGATTAATCTACGTATTTTGTGGAAACGTAGTGGCCATAATGCTGGGCGGTTACCTCTTACAGTTCAAATTTGAGCATGATTCGATGACTCAAAAGTCTATGGAGTTGGAGGTCCGCGAGGACTCTGAAGTCATGAGTTACACGAGTCAAGACTTAATAAACATGCTCAACCCtgagaataataaaaagatCTCCTGTTTCGGAAGACTAAGTGACTCTGTAAAGGCCGGATTTAAGCATCCGCAGTTACTGGAATTTGTCCTCTTTTTAATCAGTTCCACGCTTTTCCTAACTGCCTACGGATTTATTAACAAGGCCCAGCGTGAGATTTTCGTTACCTCTGACGGGAAAAGCGCACTTGAAGTGTTTAAATACTTTAACATCCTGACATTCATCCCCGCACCCTTCATGGGAATGATAATCGATAAAATCGGACCAGCCTACGCCATCTTCATTCTACAATTCTTC ggttttttcttttatgttttaattaaaattgacGCGTATGTGACGAAGATTTTGGCGTGTTTCTGTTACATTATCGCCGGTTCTATTTCCATATCCTCAATTTACTGTTACTTGAATAAGCGATTTTCCCCCAAGAAGTTCGGCACTCTGATGGGAATTGTGTTTGTCTTTATCGGGGCGATTTCACTCACAAACATCCCCCTGTACGATTTGGCCGTCATTACACTGAAGGACAAGGCTCCGTTCAACTTTAATCCCGTGGAAATCGGACTCGCCACTTACATGGCCGTTGCCGCCTCAATCACAAGCTACCTCGCAGCCAACGCGAAACTCAAACAACCTCAACACACCAAAACTGAGTCCGACTCGTTCTCCgtataa